The window CTACACCTACCATCAGCCCAGAACAAACTTCTCAAGCAACCATGATCATTCAAATCAACCAAATAAAAGAAGTTTGGATCTTTATTCTGCATATTTGCAAAGAATTGATAAACAGCCTCGTCATCTCCTTTAGCAAGCTTCAATCGTCCTATTTTAGTAGAGTCCTCACATTCAATCTCATCAGGTCGAGAACTCCCCTGTCCATTAGATTGTCCGACAGATTCCTGTTTCCTTGAGCCAGCCATCTTCTTATAACAGTTCAGGAACCGTGCTGTTGACGGGTTAACTGGATGGTTGTGTTCGTTATTAACTTCCACCAGATGAAGTAACCCATCCCCTGCAGCTTTTGCCACAATCTTAGCCTGACAATCTGTTTTTGCCGACTGTCTGGCTTTATAGCAAGCATCGGTTTTGCCCTTGCCCACCTTAGAGCAAGCAATAATTACCCGCCTACACTGTCCAGATGTTGCAAATGATGTCTTCTGCACAGCTACTCCAAAGCCAACAGCCATAGCATATGCTTTATAGAAGTTGCAAACTTCCTCTCTAGTTTTAAAGGTCATCCCCAGCCTAGGTGTTAAATCATCCCCTTGGACTGCTTTACTATCCTCATCAAGCTCAATTTGCACCTCTTTCTCATTATCATCAGTGTTATCCTCAGCAGTGATTACTTCTTTGTTCTCAGATGAGTCTTTACCACAGTCACTCGGTATGCCCTGCCAAAGGAGAAGAACAGTACTCAAGTCTATCATGTTCAGCCAAAAAAGTGTCTTGATCAAAGATCTCAACATCATAATTACCTTCAATGGTTCTCCATCTTCAGGTAGCTTTCCAGTCACCTCAGtaccaccatcatcatcaccatcatctaCTGGTACTTCTATTACAATGTCATTCGATATGTCCTGGcatagggaagaagaagaaaattgccATCATAGTAACAACATCAAATCTAACAAAAATAATCGACTCACATGCTCATCTACTGGTACTTCTATTACAATGTCATTCGATATGTCCTGGCATAGGGAATAAGAAGAAAATTGCCATCATAGTAACAACATCAAAGCTAACAAAAATAATCGACTCACATGCTCGACATGGAACATAATGCTTCATGCAACCCTGATAAATCGTTATGAACATCAAGTGTTTGCGACTTAGACTCAACAGTTACATCAATTTAAAGAAGAATATATTACATTGATACATAAACTAGTATTAACTCAACAAACAGTCATCCGtcataaaaaagaacaaaaaagaacatCATACTTCCTTTCTTAAATAACAGTTACTCATGCAAATGATTGACCTAAGCTGCTCCGCAAACTCCAAATAGTTTATTCTAGTCCTTACAATACCTCGAAACAAGTCAACCTCCACAAAATTCCTAATCTTTGACAAAAGTTAGAGCAAAGTAGATGTTGAACGACTCACTAACCGCCTCAGATAGTGATAACATAACatgaattaaagaaaaaaagattatcAGAGTTCTCCCAAAGAAGACCTAATCGAAGAATTGCCAGAGGAGGTAGTTCGAACAAACCCTAATTTTCCTAATAAACTCGCTAAGAACGACGGATTCACCAAGAAGATCCTAAAATCTTGAAATTCCGACACTGGAAGGCGAGCAAAGAAGGCTCTTACAGCGGAGCTCGGATCGTCCATTAAGCCTTCGATCTCCGCGCTCAATCGTCTTCGATTAGCATTCCAGAGCCGCACAACTTGACGAGGATCCGGTCGGATGGCCTGGGTGCGCGGTCAATCCGCGGAGGATTTTAGGGTTTCGGAGGCTGGAGGAGGAGATCGGGACGGGAGGGAAGAGAAGGGTTTCTCGTTCGAAGGACGCGAGAGAGAAGGGGGCAGTGAACGGCAGATTAATTGCGACGCGCAACGAAACCCACTTCCACACCTTTGAAGAAGAAAAGACGGGCCCCAGGGGAGAGAGAAGGGTGCTCAAGTCTTGTTGGACGTGGGTAGGCCTGGAAACGGATCGACCGTATCGGGGTGTCCGCATCCGACCCCGCTTCTTATGATCTTGATGAGATCCGACCCGATTAGACCACGAACGGATCCGGATCGGGTTACATATAATCCCAGGCCTAAACAGGACCATAGAACAGCTACTTATATCCACAACCACAAGCTTTTGCATCAGCATTTATATAGCTGCTTATATTATAGATggtaattttattttctgtttttttaattattttagatGTTTAcagtaaaaataagaaaattaacaTTATTGAGTCGTGGGAGATTTGGGTAATTATATACACACGTaacaaacaataaaattttaggtTTCAACTATTTGAGATTGATTATATTaagatatatatttaattaattttaaaatttgttaatagttatttataatttttgttaaaaaaaattatcactcCATTTCaataacattaattattttacatCTTTTAACTATCATAATCATAATAAAGAAGCAATATGTAGGTAACGGTCGAATTCCCCGATCCCCTCCTAAATTATTAGAAGCAAGACTAGCCGTTATCCTCCACCTCTCCCAACGGTCGAATTCCCACCCCCACCTCGTGGCCTTCATATACCACCACGTTCATCCCTCAACACACTGTACTCTCTCTCTATctcgctttctctctctctctacacacaCAATGGGGATGATGTCCATCGCTTCTTCGGCCCCGGAGGCCGCCTCGCCGGCACACTGCCGCGCGCACAAGGCCTTCCTCCTCAGCAACTACATCCTCCTGGGGGCCGCCTCCAGCTGCATCTTCCTCACCCTCTCCCTCCGCCTCTTCCCCTCCCTCAACggcttcctcctcatcctcctccacgGGCTCACCATCGCCGCCGCGGTAGCCGGCTGCACCGCAGCATCCTCCTCCGGCAGCTCCGGCCGCTGGTACGGCGCGCACATGGTGGCCACCGTGCTGGCCGCCATCCTCCAGGGGGCCGTGGCCGTGCTGGTGTTCACGAGGACGGCGGACTTCCTGGCGGAGGGACTCAGGTCCTACGTCAGGGAGGAAGACGGGGTGGTGATACTGAGGATGGTTGGGGCGCTGTGCGTCGTCATCTTCTGCATGGAGTGGATGGTGATGGCTTTGGCCTTCGTGTTGAGGTACTACGCCTATGTGGACGGGAATGCCATGGGGAGAAGCGCCAAGGTGCAGCAGGGGGAGCGTGCAAGTAACTGGCAGCCATTCCAGGTCTGAAACAGAGATGGTTTGAGACCATATGCTTGCAAATTATATTTGGCTGTGTTTGAGAGCAGATGCAACAAATCACTGTAACTTTGATTCATTATATGTTAATAACATTGCGATTTATTGATTTGAAATGCACATGCATGTTATGGTGTTTGCTCTGTTTTGGTTTCTGTTCTCGAGTCCTATTAGAACCTATGCCATGGAAGCTTGAGACAACAGGGAGCTCAtaggtagaagaagaagaagaagaagggtctTTAAGTGTAAGATCAAGGATATATCTTTGAGCAATGCCACCTTATTTTTTCTTTcctatataaataacaaatactAAAGCTAGTCAAGAAGACAAGGGAAGGATTATAATCTGCATCTACTGGTTGATTCCATggaaacaaaagaaaatatttcaAAAATCATTCAAACAAGCTTTTATTTAGGATGAGTTTGATTCCATGTAAAGGCAGTAACTGATAACCATACATATTTACTATTGTTGTCTCTGTTGTCACTTTGTAgatatatgcaatgtatctttgCACTCCTTTCTCTCTGTAAGTCCAGCACCAGCACGATCCCAAGTCTCTGGTCAAAGCTTCAATCATTGTCATTCATCATGGAGCAGCATGGATTCTTGACCCTGATGAAACCACACTATTCCCCAGATTTGGACAGAATCTTCTCATCATAAGTTTCTGAACAATGATCTGACAGTAAAGATGCTTGATCTGTTCCACCTCCATACTCTCTCTACTGAATGCAGCCTACATATTTGCACCCCAGATATCTGCACAAAAAGATCCAATGGTAGTCTCCTTGAAATCTTGCTTCTAAATCATCCTCCAGCAGTATATCCTCGTTAATCACCAATGGTAGTCTCCTTGAAATCTTGCTTCTAAATCATCCTCCAGCAGAATATCCTCGTTAATCACCAATGGTAGTCTCCTTGAAATCTTGCTTCTAAATCATCCTCCAGCAGTATATCCTCGTTAATCACCAGTGGtagtcttctggtgcatttgacgATCGATCATTCCAGCGCTTGTCCTGGCGTCTTCTCGTCCAAATGGAGGCATGTAGTGTCATCATGAAAAGTTTAAGCTTTAGATGATTCTTTTGTAGGCATAGGGTGCAGAAATCCTGCACAATGGAGAAAAGATGACTGCCATTTACTGCAGTCTGCAGCTTAATGTGCCCACCAAAACGAAAAGAGCGTTCCACAATTCTACAGGGCACAGATGAGAGAAGTCAATTAGTCTCATTGCTCCCGGTGTGGACCATTTTCAAGACAACATTTTCTAATGATTGCAAGATTCAAAAGAAGTATGGTCTTGTCCAAGCCTTAGGTTTAGAAATCTTGGACTAAGATCATTCCTAATCATCAAATAGTACTGGAACAGTATGGGGCATTAAATGAAGAATTGTCCAGACTGAGATTGATGTTGCTATCGACAGGTTTCAAGTCTGTGTCCCTCTCCAACGTATATAACCATCACCCTCAGCCTTTCACAGCCGACCTCACATATCTTCTCCAACAAGTAGCTCCATAATAGATCAAACATGCAGAATACAGATCCTTGTCACCATCATCCGTCCATCAGCTGCTTGTTGGAGCCTAAAGATccaagagaggaagagaaatggGCGGCAGAGCTCATCCAAGAGTGTGCAAAGGCCATCGCCGAGAAGGATTCCAGTAAGATCCATCACCTTCTTTGGATGTTGAACGAGCTTGCGACCCCCTATGGCGACTGTGACCAGAAGCTGGCGTCTTATTTCTTGCAAGCTCTCCTTTGTCGAGCAACCGAGGCAGGAGAGCTCTGCTACACCACCCTGATATCGGCGGCGGAGAAGCAGCAGTCCTTCGTGACGGCGAGGAAGGTGATGCTCAAGTTTCAGGAGGTGAGCCCCTGGACAACCTTCGGCCATGTCGCGTCCAATGGGGCCATCATGGAAGCCATGGAAGGCGAAAGCAAGCTCCATATCGTCGACATCAGTAACACCTACTGCACGCAGTGGCCGACTCTAATGGAGGCCTTGGCGAGTCGTGGCAGCGACACGCCGCACCTGCGGCTCACTGTGGTGGCGATGGTCAGCATGGGCGGATCGGTCATGGACGAGATAGGACGGAGGATGGTGAAGTTCGCGAGATTGATGGGAGTGCCGTTCGAGTTCCGTGTGGTGAGCATCGCGTCGACGCTGGGCCAGCTGACCGAGGAGGAGCTGGGGCTGCGGAAGGACGAGGCCGTCGTGGTGAACTGCGTCGGGGCCCTGAGAAGGGTTCGCGTCGAGGAGAGGGACGCGTTCATGCGCATGCTCTGCGCGCTGCGGCCTCGGGTGGTgacggtggtggaggaggaggccgaCTTCACCACCTCGAAAGGCGACTTGGTGGCCTGCTTCGAGCAGTGCGTGAAATTCTACAGCATCTTCCTGGGAATGCTGGAGGAGAGCTTCTCGCCCACCAGCAACGAGAGGTTCCTGCTGGAGAAGGAGTGCTCGAGGAGCATACTGGGTGTTCTTGCCTGCAACGGCGGTGGCGTCAGCGAGAGGAGGGAAAAGGCAAGCCAATGGTGCGAGAGACTGACGGAGGCCTTCGCGCCGACCGCTTTCAACGACGACGTGATCGGCGACCTGGAGGCGCTGCTAGAGAGGTACAGAGAAGGGTGGTCACTGGTGCCAGCAAAAGGCAACGCCGCAGGACTCTACCTGACATGGAAAGCGGAACCAGTGGTGTGGGCATCTGCTTGGAAGCCAATCAAACCTTAAACCTTCAACATCAAGTCTCTTCTCCATTAGCTTCCATCATCAACATCGACATCTTCTGCAACTGCATGTGAAGTCTAAGTGGTCGCAATCTCATAACACAACATGTTCAGTAATCAGAGCATTAAGATTGCATGATTTGGCTTCGTTATGTCATGAACTCAGAGTGCCTTCTCTCCTTAGATGTTCTAACATGACCGACACAGTGAAATGGACGCCCACTCAGATCCAATCTGACATTTTGGTGGGAGAATTTAGTGGGAAACAGCTCTTTTAGGATTAGCAAGCTTTGCTTGTTGGTACCTCCCAAACATTCATATCCAAATGGGGGTCCGATCAAAGCTCAAATCAAATCAACATGGCCTTTGCCTGGTTATCATGAGAACTTGACTTCCCTCTCCGTCCATTATCATCATCTGTCTCGAGCTTGCTCTAGCAGAACCCCCTCGGCAAAGGAGTGGGCTGCAAGCACGGGACCAGCGACCAGGACAGTGGGACTTTAGCTTGGTCGAGCCTGAAAAATCCCGACAACAGAAGGAACACACAGACTATCAAACAATGCTCTCAGAGTTGCACTTTTGCTTTTTCCTGTGATGAACAGTGGCCTTCGGTAGTCCTGCCCATGGGGAAAGTTTCGGTACGAAGACCTCAGCAGTCAGGAAAAGCCACCGCCCCTGCTTGCCATGGAGCGTTTGCTCACCATGTGCAATCATGGTGGTGAAGAGATCACCATTACCTGTGGAGAAATCCACTCATCTTCTTGCTCTGCATGTTGCGCATGGGCTGAGGCACGCACGTCTCTTCATCTTCAACCTTTCTGCTTCTTGCAGGAGTACAAATTCTTTGTCTGAGATCTTCTTCTCATCGGCACGGCTGCCTAATGCACGGGGTTTCTGTCATCTGAAGTCCAACCTATGcagtggaagaagaagagggagaacaaCAACAGAACAGAGAGAAGAGTTCCTCAAAGGAGAAGAGGACATGCTAACTTGGTCTTTTGTTGGACTTCCGCTAGTAAGGTCAAAACCCATGCATGGCCATGCCGAGGCCTTTGTGGACGTCAACGCCACTCATGCCGTCGTCGTCGTGCGTTGGCCCTTTCAATTCGTATCGTAAGCTATTTGTTCTTCCATGAACAGGAAGCATTTTTTTCTTGGCATAAAGCACTTTTTAGTAGCATTAATCGATTTGGAGTTCTATGCCAATCAAAAACAAAATGATCTGAATCAggctttattatattggtctgaaCAATTCAGTGATTCCTGCCCGAGTATTGAAATGAGATGGAATGACAATGAGCAGAACTCCTTAATGGCATCTTCAAACTCCAAACTAAATGCATTGAACTCAGAGAGGCTGACACTATCTAATCCCTCTTCAGAAGCTCCACTGCCGCAGCCTCATTTGGCAAAGCAGGAATCGCTCCTTTCTTGGTGGTGGTGATGGCTCCACAGGCATTGGCAAACCTCAGCACCTCTCTCAGCTTTTCCTCTTCCTGCATCAGCCACAGTGAGCTCAAACCAGAGACGAGATGCCATGAAAAGGTATGGATTCGTCAGCTTCTTGTACTTCGACTCACCTGCAATACGGTTTGGTCGTCCACGATCTTCCTGAGCATGGCGCCCACGAACGCGTCTCCTGCTCCGGTCGTGTCCACCGTGTTGACGGCAAACCCATCGAGGCTACCTCTGAAGTCCTGCGCCGGATCCAACCGAGAGAAGTCTTGAGCGATGGAGCCGGATCACGGTGATGAACTCGACATCACTGCCTTACCTTTGTGTAGTATTTGCATCCCTTCTCCCCGAGCGTCACCAGCAGCAGCTTGAACTCCGGTCTCCAGAGGGTCAACACGACGTCGTCTTCCACCGACTCCTGCCCGGTTAGGAACTCGAGCTCGACGTCGCTGACCTTGATGATGTCGGCTTGGTCCCAGATGCTCATGATC of the Musa acuminata AAA Group cultivar baxijiao chromosome BXJ2-10, Cavendish_Baxijiao_AAA, whole genome shotgun sequence genome contains:
- the LOC135624247 gene encoding uncharacterized protein LOC135624247; the encoded protein is MGMMSIASSAPEAASPAHCRAHKAFLLSNYILLGAASSCIFLTLSLRLFPSLNGFLLILLHGLTIAAAVAGCTAASSSGSSGRWYGAHMVATVLAAILQGAVAVLVFTRTADFLAEGLRSYVREEDGVVILRMVGALCVVIFCMEWMVMALAFVLRYYAYVDGNAMGRSAKVQQGERASNWQPFQV
- the LOC135583806 gene encoding protein SHORT-ROOT-like, with the protein product MQNTDPCHHHPSISCLLEPKDPREEEKWAAELIQECAKAIAEKDSSKIHHLLWMLNELATPYGDCDQKLASYFLQALLCRATEAGELCYTTLISAAEKQQSFVTARKVMLKFQEVSPWTTFGHVASNGAIMEAMEGESKLHIVDISNTYCTQWPTLMEALASRGSDTPHLRLTVVAMVSMGGSVMDEIGRRMVKFARLMGVPFEFRVVSIASTLGQLTEEELGLRKDEAVVVNCVGALRRVRVEERDAFMRMLCALRPRVVTVVEEEADFTTSKGDLVACFEQCVKFYSIFLGMLEESFSPTSNERFLLEKECSRSILGVLACNGGGVSERREKASQWCERLTEAFAPTAFNDDVIGDLEALLERYREGWSLVPAKGNAAGLYLTWKAEPVVWASAWKPIKP